The DNA segment CTGATCCGACAGGTGCGACCGCCCCGAGCAGCGGTCGATCCAGAGCGCCCCTACGCCTTTCATCAGGAATGGGAACGGGCCCCCGACGGCCGCCTGGAGCGGGTCAACGTGGTTTTTCTTACCAATCGGGAATGCCCGTGGACGTGCACCATGTGCGACCTGTGGCGCTACACGACCAACCATCCGGTTACGCCTGACCAGATCCTGCGCCAGCTCGACCACGCCCTGGAGCGCCTGCCCAAAGCCGATGCCATTAAGCTGTATAACAGCGGCAGCTTCTTCGATCGGCTGGCTATCCCTCCAGCTGCCTACCCGGGCATTGCCGAGCGCCTGCGCGGCTACCGCCGGGTGATTGTCGAGTCGCATCCCACCCTGCTGGGTTCGCGCACGCTGTGGTTTCAGGAATTGCTCGACGGACAACTCGAGGTGGCTGTAGGGGTGGAATGCATCCACCCGGGCGTGCTCGAGGCACTCAACAAACGTCTGACGGTGGCAGCGCTGGAACAGGCTGTAACCTGGCTGCATGCCCAGAACCTGCTCATGCGGGCGTTCATTCTGCTCAAGCCTCCGTTTCTGCCGGCCCGCGAAGCGCTTGCCTGGACGAATCGCACGGTGCAATGGGCGGCGGCGCGGGGCATACAAACCCTGGTGCTTATTCCCACCCGATCTGGTAACGGTATCATGGAGCGTCTTGAGCAGGTCGGACGGTTTGCGCCCCCAACCCCTGCCGAAATCGAAGCGGCTGTCGCTTTTCTGTTTGCGCAACCGGCTCCCGTGCGCCTGCTGGACACCTGGGACCTCATGCGGTTTTATGCCTGCCCGGAATGCGCCCGGCTGCAGCAGGAACGGTACGTCCGCATGAATACCACGCAGATCTGGGAATCCCCTGCAGTCTGCCCTCAATGCACTCCCCATGCATGACCGTTGCGACGTTATCATCTTAGGCGCCGGATTTGGCGGCGCTCTTCTGGCCCTGATCCTGCAGCGTTGCGGCCTGACGGTCACGCTGATCGAAAAAGGCCGTCCGCGTTTTGCGATCGGCGAATCCTCAACGCCCCTGGCCAACCTGTATCTGGAGCAGATCGCCCAAAAATTCGGCCTGCCCGAACTGCTCCCGCTCACCAAGTACGGCCGCTGGAAAGCTGCGCACCCTGCACTTCCGGTGGGCAAAAAACGCGGCTTTACGTTTTTCTGGCACCAACCAGGCCGCTCCTGGTCGTCCCATCTTGACGGACATCCGGCCTATCTGCTGGTAGCAGCCTCTCCCCACGATGGCATTGCCGACACCCACTGGTATCGGCCCGCTTTTGATACGTATCTGACCGCGCTGGCCCTCCAGGCTGGCGTTTGCTACCTGGAGCCTGCTGCTCCGGTGACAGCCGACGTCGATGCGTCTGGCGTTCAGCTTTACCTCACAACCCCTACCGGTCGGCGTTTGCTAACGGGCCGCTTTATTGTGGATGCCACCGGCCCTGCGGCGTGGCTGGCGCGGCATCTAGGCCATCGTCCAGTGCCCCATACCTATCTTCCTGAACGCATTGCCGTGTTCGCCCACTTTCGCAACGTTGCCCGCGCCGATAGCTGGCTCACTTCCTGGCAAGCGCACTGGCCGTACCGACCTGACGACGCGGCTGTCCACCACCTGCTTGATGAAGGATGGGCCTGGATCCTGCACTTTGATCACGGCATTACCAGCGCCGGTCTTTCGCTGCATGCCTCTTGCGCACCGGCCCGTGATCCTGCCGCCTGCTGGCAGCAGGTGCTGGACCGCTATCCTTCGTTGAAAGCGCTGTTTGCTCGCGCAACCCCTCTTTATCCGCTGCGCCTGCTACGCGAAACGCCTTCGCTTTTTCGGACCCTCGCAGGCCCCGGGTGGGCCCTGCTTCCCAGTGGGGCAGGCATTCTTGATCCCCTGCTTTCTACAGGCAATCCGCTAACGCTGCTGGGCGTGTGGCGACTGGCCCGGATGCTACTCCAATACCGGGCTACCCCCCCGGCAGAAGCCCTCCAGACCTATCAACAACAGACGCTCCACGAACTTGAGCAAACAGCCCGTCTGCTGGGTGGTCTCTGGCGCGTGCTCAACCATCCTGCTTCCTTCACCCTGCTCTCCAAGCTGTACTTCGCAGCTGCCAGCTTTCGCGAAACACGCATCCGACTCGGCCGAGAAACTGCTCCCCCGGGCTTTCTGCTCACCGACCATCCCGGCTTCACCCGAGTCCAAGACTGGCTCCTGGCGGCTGTTGCCCAAGGCTCGCTGCCCGCGCCCCACGAGGTGCATGCTGCCCTGGATCCCTTCGACGTGGCGGGCCTCTGCATGGACCGAAACGGATTCTACCCTGCTCGGGCAGAAGATGTACTGAACGCCTGCCACAAGATTC comes from the Rhodothermus profundi genome and includes:
- a CDS encoding radical SAM protein — protein: MIELTRWETLTPLVRTRLIRQVRPPRAAVDPERPYAFHQEWERAPDGRLERVNVVFLTNRECPWTCTMCDLWRYTTNHPVTPDQILRQLDHALERLPKADAIKLYNSGSFFDRLAIPPAAYPGIAERLRGYRRVIVESHPTLLGSRTLWFQELLDGQLEVAVGVECIHPGVLEALNKRLTVAALEQAVTWLHAQNLLMRAFILLKPPFLPAREALAWTNRTVQWAAARGIQTLVLIPTRSGNGIMERLEQVGRFAPPTPAEIEAAVAFLFAQPAPVRLLDTWDLMRFYACPECARLQQERYVRMNTTQIWESPAVCPQCTPHA
- a CDS encoding NAD(P)/FAD-dependent oxidoreductase, whose product is MHDRCDVIILGAGFGGALLALILQRCGLTVTLIEKGRPRFAIGESSTPLANLYLEQIAQKFGLPELLPLTKYGRWKAAHPALPVGKKRGFTFFWHQPGRSWSSHLDGHPAYLLVAASPHDGIADTHWYRPAFDTYLTALALQAGVCYLEPAAPVTADVDASGVQLYLTTPTGRRLLTGRFIVDATGPAAWLARHLGHRPVPHTYLPERIAVFAHFRNVARADSWLTSWQAHWPYRPDDAAVHHLLDEGWAWILHFDHGITSAGLSLHASCAPARDPAACWQQVLDRYPSLKALFARATPLYPLRLLRETPSLFRTLAGPGWALLPSGAGILDPLLSTGNPLTLLGVWRLARMLLQYRATPPAEALQTYQQQTLHELEQTARLLGGLWRVLNHPASFTLLSKLYFAAASFRETRIRLGRETAPPGFLLTDHPGFTRVQDWLLAAVAQGSLPAPHEVHAALDPFDVAGLCMDRNGFYPARAEDVLNACHKIPASRDEVWAGLQQSGFLIAAPA